One Fontisphaera persica DNA window includes the following coding sequences:
- a CDS encoding glycoside hydrolase family 5 protein, with protein sequence MRHVLAILGCGLALISGAGLAAPAPGQIIYQNHFESPASTQGWQGKWSEGEGFNSARSALFQQAAERTNQAVIARLALPLEQVRGTVLRVIAQVKAEGVSAKPNPWNGIKLMLAIESPSGNQWPQASVETGTFDWRRAAMTARIPTNATAVWLTLGMERVAGKVWFDEVTVTVAKTLPKQLPPPFAGPIYKGHDLPRLRGAMIHPNINEDGLRTLGQEWRANVIRWQLIRQGRAGQVNQVEDFDAWVEGELKKLDAALPLCRKYGLYVVLDLHSPPGGKATAGGYIGSDHLLFTDRAAQAKFVEFWRRTARRYKDVEVIWGFDLVNEPVEDYVEEGCEDWPALAERAARAIRAEDPNRTIIIEPSPWGGPQGLAEFVPLPLPKIVYSVHMYMPHRFTHQNVHGPSEPVMYPGQAEGKYWDARQLEAALQPVIDFQRRYNVHIYIGEFSAIRWAPEGSAYRYLKDVIEIFEKHGWDWSYHAFREWQGWSVEHDDNRANPRPAAQPTDRQKLLQEWFAKNRKPAWAGK encoded by the coding sequence ATGCGTCACGTACTTGCCATTCTAGGGTGCGGGCTGGCCTTGATTTCAGGGGCCGGTCTGGCCGCTCCCGCCCCTGGTCAAATTATCTATCAGAATCATTTTGAATCCCCCGCCAGCACCCAGGGCTGGCAGGGCAAATGGTCTGAGGGGGAAGGGTTTAACAGTGCTCGCTCGGCCTTGTTTCAGCAGGCGGCGGAGCGCACCAATCAAGCCGTCATCGCCCGACTGGCTCTGCCGCTGGAGCAGGTGCGCGGGACGGTCTTGCGGGTGATCGCCCAGGTGAAGGCGGAAGGGGTGTCCGCCAAGCCCAATCCGTGGAATGGCATCAAACTCATGCTGGCCATCGAGTCGCCCTCCGGCAATCAATGGCCGCAGGCCAGTGTGGAAACGGGAACCTTTGACTGGCGGCGGGCAGCCATGACCGCGCGCATCCCCACCAATGCCACGGCGGTGTGGCTGACGCTGGGGATGGAGCGCGTGGCCGGCAAGGTGTGGTTTGACGAGGTAACGGTCACGGTGGCCAAGACCTTGCCGAAACAGTTGCCGCCGCCGTTCGCCGGCCCGATTTACAAGGGCCATGATTTGCCGCGGCTGCGGGGGGCGATGATTCATCCCAACATCAACGAGGACGGCCTGCGCACGCTGGGGCAGGAATGGCGGGCGAATGTCATTCGCTGGCAACTTATTCGCCAAGGCCGCGCCGGGCAGGTCAACCAGGTGGAGGACTTTGATGCGTGGGTGGAGGGAGAACTGAAGAAGCTGGATGCCGCACTGCCGCTCTGCCGGAAATACGGGTTGTATGTGGTGCTGGATTTGCATTCGCCGCCGGGCGGCAAAGCCACCGCCGGGGGGTACATCGGCTCGGACCATCTGCTTTTTACGGACCGCGCCGCGCAGGCGAAGTTTGTGGAGTTCTGGCGGCGCACGGCGCGCCGTTACAAGGACGTGGAAGTCATCTGGGGATTTGACCTGGTAAATGAACCGGTGGAGGACTATGTGGAGGAGGGTTGCGAGGACTGGCCAGCGCTGGCGGAGCGGGCCGCAAGGGCGATTCGCGCCGAGGACCCCAATCGTACAATTATCATCGAGCCGTCTCCGTGGGGCGGGCCGCAAGGGCTGGCGGAATTTGTGCCGCTGCCGCTGCCCAAGATTGTGTACAGCGTGCACATGTACATGCCCCATCGCTTCACCCATCAAAACGTGCATGGCCCCAGCGAGCCGGTGATGTACCCCGGGCAGGCGGAAGGCAAATACTGGGACGCCCGCCAACTGGAAGCGGCCCTGCAGCCGGTCATTGATTTCCAGCGCCGCTACAACGTGCATATTTATATTGGCGAGTTCAGCGCGATTCGCTGGGCGCCAGAGGGCAGCGCCTACCGTTATCTCAAGGACGTGATTGAAATCTTCGAGAAGCACGGGTGGGACTGGAGCTATCACGCCTTCCGCGAATGGCAGGGCTGGAGCGTGGAGCACGACGACAACCGCGCCAACCCCCGGCCCGCTGCCCAGCCCACCGACCGCCAGAAACTGCTGCAGGAATGGTTTGCCAAGAACCGCAAACCGGCGTGGGCGGGGAAGTGA
- a CDS encoding ankyrin repeat domain-containing protein — protein sequence MKTWWTLLLALLLASGPASLTLRAGDIHDAAGANDVDKVKALLAANPELVNDREEDGATPLHVAARLGHLKVVEALLAAKADISATNRLGLTPLQMARMRGHQKVVDLLLASNPKAEDKLATLRDLLFDTIAQGQTDKAKAIIRDNPGLDLVNAKDRLDNMAMHVAALNGNVELMRFLVEHKSPVNPRNKEGNTPMHAAAFSGRKEPVEFLLKQDVPVDVTNDAGLTALHLACDRSTVETVQFLLDNKADVNARSKSGVTPLLVACDRGRVDIAKVLLDRKAQINVQGDKNATPLHFAVRSGDRMLVELLLTYKPDLTAKTIDGLTPLALAEKQGFVGIAEMLRKAGAKE from the coding sequence ATGAAAACCTGGTGGACACTCCTCCTGGCCCTGCTGCTCGCCAGCGGCCCGGCCAGTCTCACCTTGCGGGCCGGTGACATCCACGATGCCGCCGGCGCCAACGACGTGGACAAGGTCAAAGCCCTGCTCGCCGCTAATCCCGAGCTCGTGAATGACCGCGAAGAAGACGGCGCCACGCCGTTGCATGTGGCCGCCCGCCTGGGCCATCTCAAAGTGGTGGAGGCCCTCCTCGCCGCCAAGGCCGACATCAGCGCCACCAACCGTCTGGGCCTCACCCCCCTGCAAATGGCCCGCATGCGCGGCCATCAAAAAGTCGTGGACCTCCTGCTCGCCAGCAATCCCAAGGCCGAAGACAAACTGGCCACCTTGCGTGATTTACTTTTTGACACCATTGCCCAGGGCCAGACCGACAAGGCCAAGGCCATCATCCGGGACAATCCCGGCCTGGACCTTGTCAACGCCAAAGACCGCCTCGACAACATGGCCATGCACGTCGCCGCCCTCAACGGCAACGTGGAATTGATGCGGTTTCTCGTCGAACACAAATCCCCGGTCAATCCGCGCAACAAAGAGGGCAATACCCCCATGCATGCCGCCGCTTTCTCGGGGCGCAAAGAGCCGGTGGAGTTCCTTTTGAAACAGGATGTGCCGGTGGATGTCACCAACGATGCCGGCCTGACCGCCCTGCATCTGGCCTGCGACCGCAGCACTGTGGAAACCGTGCAATTCCTTCTGGACAACAAGGCCGATGTGAACGCCCGCTCCAAGAGCGGGGTCACCCCCTTGTTGGTGGCCTGCGACCGCGGCCGCGTGGACATCGCCAAAGTGCTGCTGGACCGCAAGGCGCAAATCAACGTGCAGGGCGACAAAAACGCCACCCCCTTGCATTTCGCCGTCCGCAGTGGCGACCGCATGCTCGTGGAGCTGCTCCTCACCTACAAACCCGATTTGACCGCCAAAACCATTGACGGACTCACCCCGCTGGCGCTGGCCGAGAAACAGGGCTTTGTCGGCATCGCGGAAATGCTCCGCAAAGCCGGCGCCAAGGAATAA
- the pheT gene encoding phenylalanine--tRNA ligase subunit beta — MKLTYNWLKQYVDFDWSPEELAERLTMLGLEVEGVQKLGGEFEGIVVAQVITRDKHPNADKLSVCRVHDGQGERQIVCGAQNFQPGDKVPLILPGHTLPAKPGQEPFTIKVGKIRGVESHGMMCSPSELGLAEDSDGLMILRPDAQVGQPFAEYLGRARGDVVYDLETTPNRPDWNSVLGIAREISALTGNPLRLPQIPPLSEDPERTADALVSVTLADAELCPRYTARVILGVKVGPSPDWLRHALEKVGLRSINNVVDVTNFVMLETGQPLHAFDYHLLAKDAHGKPAIIVRRAAAGEKFVTLDGQEHVLTPENLLIADPAKGIALAGVMGGQNTEINDQTVDVLLESAWFHPTNIRRTSKKLGLRTDASYRFERGADIGITDYASRRAAQLILETAGGRLAQGVVDAYPRPASPRSISLRLEKIRALLGVEIPRETCENLLVGLGLKVARRVPMPVDAPAPAPSAPLVFQIPSFRVDLKREVDLIEEVARLFGVDKIPSTPPRGALGVHPFDRRHDELAEIRRLLTGLGLHEAQGQTLLGESECHGVDPARLVRLANPLSSDMNVLRPSLLPGLVHAVQHNVNRKTHEVALFEVGRVFELRHGKIHEEWRLALALTGPRNPRFWEGADRDASADLFDLKGLLEEFFEHLGLRAVAFARRPASTAFWVESADVLLGGKVPLGEMGWLHPLVARRYDVREPVLLAELQVDELLGRRNADKQFKPLPAFPSVRRDLAFLAPAELTHAAVLEAVRKAKTPHLEAVELFDVYRGANLPAGLKSMAYSFTYRHPERTLTDAEVNAAQEKLVTHLKQTLGINVRDS; from the coding sequence ATGAAACTGACCTACAACTGGCTCAAGCAGTACGTGGATTTTGACTGGTCGCCCGAGGAACTGGCCGAGCGGCTGACCATGCTCGGTTTGGAAGTCGAGGGCGTCCAGAAATTGGGCGGCGAATTCGAGGGCATCGTGGTCGCGCAGGTCATCACCCGTGACAAACACCCCAACGCCGACAAGCTCAGTGTTTGCCGCGTCCACGACGGCCAGGGCGAGCGCCAGATTGTTTGCGGTGCCCAAAACTTCCAGCCCGGCGACAAAGTCCCCCTCATCCTGCCCGGCCATACCCTCCCGGCCAAACCCGGCCAGGAGCCGTTCACCATCAAAGTCGGCAAAATCCGCGGCGTGGAATCCCACGGCATGATGTGCTCGCCCAGCGAGCTGGGCCTGGCCGAGGACTCCGACGGCCTGATGATTTTGCGCCCCGATGCCCAGGTCGGCCAGCCTTTTGCCGAATACCTGGGCCGCGCCCGGGGCGATGTGGTCTATGACCTCGAAACCACGCCCAACCGGCCGGACTGGAACAGCGTCCTCGGCATTGCCCGTGAAATCAGCGCCCTCACCGGCAACCCCCTGCGCCTGCCGCAAATCCCCCCCTTGTCCGAAGACCCCGAGCGGACAGCCGATGCCCTGGTCAGCGTCACCTTGGCGGATGCCGAACTGTGCCCGCGCTACACGGCGCGCGTCATCCTGGGCGTCAAGGTCGGCCCCAGCCCCGACTGGCTCCGCCACGCCCTCGAAAAAGTCGGCCTGCGCAGCATTAACAACGTGGTGGACGTCACCAATTTCGTCATGCTCGAAACCGGCCAGCCCCTGCATGCCTTCGATTACCACCTGCTGGCCAAGGACGCCCACGGCAAGCCGGCCATCATCGTACGCCGCGCCGCGGCAGGCGAAAAATTCGTGACTTTGGACGGCCAGGAGCACGTGCTGACCCCCGAGAACCTTCTCATCGCCGACCCCGCCAAGGGCATCGCCCTCGCCGGCGTCATGGGCGGGCAGAATACCGAAATTAATGACCAAACCGTGGACGTGCTGCTGGAAAGCGCCTGGTTCCATCCCACCAACATCCGCCGTACCTCCAAAAAACTCGGTTTGCGCACCGATGCCTCCTATCGCTTCGAGCGCGGCGCCGACATCGGCATCACCGACTACGCCAGCCGCCGCGCCGCCCAGCTTATCCTGGAAACTGCTGGTGGCCGGCTGGCGCAGGGCGTGGTGGATGCCTATCCAAGGCCCGCGTCCCCGCGCAGCATCAGCCTGCGCCTGGAAAAAATCCGCGCCCTGCTGGGCGTGGAAATTCCCCGCGAAACCTGCGAAAACCTCCTGGTGGGGTTGGGGTTGAAAGTGGCCCGCCGCGTCCCGATGCCCGTGGACGCCCCCGCCCCCGCACCATCCGCGCCCCTGGTATTCCAAATCCCCTCCTTCCGCGTGGATTTGAAGCGGGAGGTGGACTTGATTGAAGAAGTGGCTCGGTTGTTTGGCGTGGACAAAATCCCGTCCACCCCTCCGCGCGGGGCGCTGGGGGTGCATCCCTTTGATAGGCGGCATGATGAACTGGCTGAAATCCGGCGCCTGCTGACCGGTCTCGGATTGCACGAGGCCCAGGGGCAAACCTTGCTGGGCGAAAGCGAATGTCATGGAGTGGACCCCGCCCGCCTGGTGCGGCTGGCCAACCCCCTCAGCAGCGACATGAACGTCTTGCGCCCCTCCCTCCTGCCGGGGCTGGTGCATGCCGTGCAGCATAACGTCAATCGCAAGACCCACGAAGTGGCCTTGTTTGAAGTGGGCCGCGTCTTCGAGCTGCGCCACGGCAAAATCCACGAAGAATGGCGCCTGGCGCTGGCCCTCACTGGCCCGCGCAACCCGCGCTTCTGGGAAGGCGCCGACCGCGACGCCAGCGCGGATTTGTTTGATTTGAAAGGGCTGCTGGAGGAGTTTTTTGAACACCTCGGCCTCCGGGCGGTGGCCTTTGCGCGGCGCCCGGCGTCCACCGCCTTCTGGGTGGAATCAGCCGACGTCCTGCTCGGCGGCAAAGTGCCGCTGGGCGAAATGGGCTGGCTCCATCCCCTGGTGGCCCGCCGTTACGATGTGCGGGAACCCGTCCTCCTGGCCGAGTTGCAGGTGGACGAGCTGCTGGGCCGACGTAACGCTGACAAGCAATTCAAACCGCTGCCCGCTTTCCCCAGCGTCCGCCGTGACCTCGCCTTCCTCGCCCCGGCCGAACTGACCCATGCGGCGGTGCTGGAGGCCGTGCGCAAGGCCAAGACGCCCCACCTGGAGGCGGTGGAGCTGTTTGACGTGTACCGCGGCGCCAACCTCCCGGCCGGCCTGAAAAGCATGGCCTATTCCTTCACCTACCGCCATCCCGAACGCACCCTCACTGATGCCGAGGTCAACGCGGCGCAGGAAAAACTCGTCACGCATCTCAAACAAACGCTGGGCATCAACGTCCGCGACAGTTAA
- a CDS encoding BglII/BstYI family type II restriction endonuclease, producing the protein MNGEEYIRFHHQALYNEIINLIGQVDAGKCYQKKSREKSMPGKKLISPIALNKRFRELFIEVGWKEYRYEYYVTTDRKDLPFLLSRSLSEQRDYLEKKGINRPIKSLKQIDFVKNGIAVEVQFGKYAFVAFDLFVKHLLLYTGGAINVGVEILPMKEMLEDPNGGRRMSTGIAYFEGEIYNLLRHGRSSPPVPLFIIGIAP; encoded by the coding sequence TTGAACGGTGAAGAATATATAAGGTTTCACCACCAAGCACTTTATAATGAAATTATAAATCTCATCGGGCAGGTGGATGCCGGAAAGTGTTATCAAAAAAAAAGCCGGGAAAAATCCATGCCCGGCAAAAAACTCATCTCTCCCATCGCTTTGAACAAACGCTTTAGGGAGCTCTTTATCGAGGTTGGTTGGAAAGAATATCGTTACGAATATTACGTGACCACCGACAGAAAAGATTTGCCGTTTCTTTTATCGAGATCATTAAGTGAGCAGCGAGACTACCTTGAGAAGAAGGGGATAAATCGCCCTATCAAATCGTTAAAGCAGATAGACTTTGTAAAAAATGGCATTGCCGTTGAAGTGCAATTTGGCAAATACGCCTTTGTGGCCTTTGATCTGTTTGTCAAACACCTCCTTTTGTACACTGGCGGCGCCATTAATGTGGGGGTTGAAATATTACCCATGAAAGAAATGTTGGAGGATCCGAACGGCGGACGCAGGATGTCCACCGGCATCGCCTATTTTGAAGGTGAAATTTACAACCTGTTACGCCATGGACGCAGCAGCCCGCCCGTGCCGCTTTTTATTATTGGAATTGCCCCCTAA
- a CDS encoding DNA-methyltransferase: MVDIAARFAPHERVVLALQDCRDFLRDVPDQTFQLIVTSPPYNLGKEYEQRLRLEDYLEQQDMVIRQCVRTLKTEGSLCWEVGNYVEQGRIIPLDTILYPLFAKYGLSLRNRIIWFFEHGLHCSKRFSGRYETILWFTKSDNYYFNLDAVRVPQKYPGKKYFKGPKAGQYSCNPLGKNPGDVWCIPNVKSNHVEKTEHPCQFPVELVERLVLSLTREDDWVFDPFLGVGSTIIAALRHHRRGAGCEIMPKYVSIAKERIRLAAEGRLRIRPMTRPVFDPQNAGASLLTAPWLARPQARVELEQMTFMEKSDEEYGAS; this comes from the coding sequence CTGGTGGACATTGCAGCAAGGTTTGCTCCTCACGAACGCGTAGTGCTTGCGTTGCAAGACTGCCGCGATTTCCTCCGCGACGTGCCGGACCAAACCTTTCAGTTGATTGTCACTTCACCACCTTACAACCTGGGCAAGGAATACGAACAACGCCTGAGGCTGGAGGATTATCTGGAGCAACAGGATATGGTCATCCGGCAGTGCGTCAGAACCCTTAAAACCGAGGGTAGTTTATGCTGGGAAGTGGGCAATTATGTGGAGCAGGGCCGAATTATTCCCTTGGATACCATTTTATACCCCCTGTTTGCGAAATACGGACTAAGCTTGCGAAACCGAATCATCTGGTTTTTCGAGCACGGCTTGCATTGCAGCAAACGTTTTTCAGGGCGGTATGAGACCATTTTATGGTTCACCAAATCGGATAATTATTATTTCAACCTGGACGCAGTGAGAGTCCCTCAGAAATACCCCGGAAAAAAATACTTTAAAGGGCCCAAGGCCGGCCAGTACTCCTGCAACCCGCTGGGAAAGAATCCAGGCGATGTTTGGTGCATTCCCAATGTCAAGAGCAACCATGTGGAAAAAACTGAACATCCTTGTCAGTTTCCAGTGGAGCTGGTGGAACGTCTGGTGCTCTCCCTAACCCGTGAAGATGACTGGGTTTTTGACCCTTTTTTAGGGGTAGGGTCAACGATCATTGCCGCCCTTCGACATCATCGCCGCGGCGCCGGTTGCGAAATTATGCCCAAGTATGTAAGCATCGCCAAAGAACGCATCCGGCTGGCTGCGGAAGGGCGCCTGCGCATTCGCCCCATGACCCGGCCTGTTTTCGATCCTCAAAACGCAGGGGCCAGCCTTCTTACAGCTCCCTGGCTTGCCCGACCTCAGGCGAGAGTTGAATTGGAACAAATGACCTTCATGGAAAAATCGGACGAGGAATACGGCGCGTCATGA
- the pheS gene encoding phenylalanine--tRNA ligase subunit alpha yields the protein MDDIAPLKAAALADFAAAPTLAALEQAKGAYLGAQGRFTALMKQLGTLPKEQKPAAGKAINEAKAELEAALAARRSELELQAALPKEPTDFTLPGRRRPLGRLHPLTQVTEDIVRSFRKLGFVVADGPEVEDDYHCFDALNTPADHPARDTQDTFYLEGQGRPLLRTHTSSVQIRVMEKMPPPIRIVVPGRVYRRDNADATHNPTFHQIEGLYVDRGVTVGDLKGTVEFVFREVLGEDVKIRFRPHYFSYTEPSFEIDFSNALVKRMGKDWLEIAGCGMVHPQVFENVGYDPEEWTGWAFGFGIERIAMLRYGITDIRLFYENDLRFLRQF from the coding sequence ATGGATGATATAGCCCCACTGAAGGCGGCAGCCCTGGCCGATTTTGCCGCCGCCCCCACCCTGGCCGCCCTGGAGCAGGCCAAGGGCGCCTACCTGGGCGCCCAAGGCCGTTTCACGGCCCTGATGAAACAATTGGGCACCCTGCCCAAAGAGCAAAAGCCCGCCGCCGGCAAGGCCATCAATGAGGCCAAGGCCGAACTGGAGGCCGCCCTGGCCGCCCGCCGCAGCGAGCTGGAGCTCCAGGCCGCGTTGCCCAAGGAACCCACCGATTTCACCCTCCCGGGCCGCCGGCGGCCGCTGGGGCGGCTGCACCCCCTCACACAGGTCACCGAGGACATCGTGCGCAGCTTCCGCAAACTGGGCTTTGTGGTGGCCGACGGCCCCGAAGTGGAGGACGATTACCATTGCTTCGACGCGCTCAACACGCCCGCGGACCATCCCGCGCGCGACACCCAGGACACCTTTTACCTGGAAGGGCAGGGGCGCCCCCTCCTGCGCACCCACACCTCCTCCGTGCAAATCCGGGTCATGGAAAAGATGCCCCCGCCCATCCGCATCGTCGTGCCTGGCCGCGTCTATCGGCGCGACAACGCCGATGCCACCCATAATCCCACCTTTCACCAAATCGAGGGGCTTTATGTGGACCGCGGCGTGACGGTGGGCGACCTGAAAGGCACGGTGGAATTTGTCTTCCGCGAGGTTCTGGGCGAGGACGTTAAAATCCGCTTCCGCCCGCATTATTTCAGCTACACCGAGCCGAGCTTTGAAATTGATTTCAGCAACGCCCTGGTCAAGCGCATGGGCAAGGACTGGCTCGAAATCGCCGGCTGCGGCATGGTGCATCCCCAGGTGTTTGAAAACGTGGGCTATGACCCGGAGGAATGGACCGGCTGGGCCTTTGGCTTTGGCATCGAGCGCATCGCCATGCTCCGTTACGGCATCACCGACATCCGCCTCTTCTACGAAAACGATTTGCGCTTCCTGCGGCAGTTCTAA
- the rplT gene encoding 50S ribosomal protein L20: MRVTNAPASRKRRSRMLQAAKGFRMRRSKLYRYASDAVDHGRQYAYRDRRRKKREFRYLWQIRINAAARAAGLTYARFMEGLKAAKVALDRKVIADLAATDAAAFNELVTTARAALQAKGVKG; this comes from the coding sequence ATGCGTGTAACGAATGCTCCAGCCTCCCGGAAGCGCCGTTCCCGCATGCTGCAAGCCGCCAAAGGCTTCCGCATGCGCCGCTCCAAACTTTACCGGTACGCCTCCGACGCCGTGGACCACGGCCGGCAATATGCCTACCGCGACCGCCGCCGCAAAAAACGGGAGTTCCGCTATTTGTGGCAAATCCGCATCAACGCCGCCGCCCGCGCCGCCGGCCTCACCTATGCCCGATTCATGGAAGGGCTGAAGGCCGCCAAAGTCGCCCTCGACCGCAAGGTGATTGCCGACCTCGCGGCCACGGATGCCGCCGCGTTCAACGAGCTGGTCACCACCGCCCGCGCCGCCCTGCAGGCCAAAGGCGTCAAAGGTTGA
- the rpmI gene encoding 50S ribosomal protein L35, with amino-acid sequence MRRPKGIKTKKSVAKRFKITATGKVLRARAGRRHLLQTKSPKRRRMLGKPAVVPPTDAHRVLASLPFDHRG; translated from the coding sequence ATGCGTCGTCCAAAAGGCATAAAAACCAAAAAATCCGTGGCCAAGCGGTTCAAAATCACGGCCACCGGCAAGGTGCTGCGCGCGCGCGCCGGCCGCCGGCACTTGCTGCAAACCAAAAGCCCGAAACGCCGGCGGATGCTTGGCAAGCCGGCGGTGGTGCCCCCCACCGATGCCCACCGCGTGCTGGCCAGCCTGCCCTTTGACCATCGGGGTTGA
- a CDS encoding zinc ribbon domain-containing protein — protein MKCPACGKSLWFRLPECPHCHASLGESGPPARPWTVSLPCWVFFALGLLNLTLILLADWAPGNEGWRESFRVKAPFAFYMRYVMPLLMVALVLFMLNGRNWARWVFVVWFGNAIFWQVIKAPQMAWPQAVLFVVCAVLWFLPRSDRFFTWGTTRAAASAPDASPAPASKGADSSRA, from the coding sequence ATGAAATGTCCCGCCTGTGGGAAGTCCTTGTGGTTCCGTCTTCCGGAATGTCCGCATTGTCATGCATCGTTGGGAGAGTCCGGCCCGCCGGCCCGGCCGTGGACGGTCAGTTTGCCCTGCTGGGTTTTCTTTGCGCTGGGTTTGTTGAATTTGACCCTGATTTTGCTGGCGGATTGGGCGCCGGGCAACGAGGGCTGGCGGGAGTCATTCCGGGTGAAAGCGCCATTTGCGTTTTACATGCGGTACGTGATGCCCCTGTTGATGGTGGCGCTGGTGTTGTTCATGCTTAACGGGCGCAACTGGGCGCGGTGGGTGTTTGTGGTGTGGTTTGGCAACGCGATTTTCTGGCAGGTCATCAAGGCGCCCCAAATGGCCTGGCCCCAGGCGGTGTTATTTGTGGTGTGCGCGGTGTTGTGGTTCCTGCCCCGCTCGGACCGCTTTTTCACGTGGGGGACCACGCGGGCAGCGGCCAGCGCCCCCGATGCCTCCCCTGCCCCGGCAAGCAAGGGGGCAGACTCGAGTCGCGCCTGA
- the rpe gene encoding ribulose-phosphate 3-epimerase — MIIAPSLLAADFGRIRSEVARAVRAGADWLHLDIMDGNFVPNISFGPAMVKTVRSATRLFLDVHLMCQKPEVLFEAFVRAGANQLTVHVELGEAQVSQLLWKIHSLGLQAGLAINPPTAMETVRPHLKHLDLLLVMTVNPGYGGQEFIEECVPKIQQAAAWREELGLDYRIEVDGGINYQTGAECARAGADTLVAGTFLFQKRQMKAALARLRRLAAQAQAARPARSAAPAA; from the coding sequence ATGATTATTGCGCCTTCACTCCTGGCCGCGGATTTTGGACGCATCCGCTCCGAAGTGGCCCGCGCCGTGCGCGCCGGGGCCGACTGGCTGCATCTGGACATCATGGACGGCAATTTTGTGCCCAACATCTCTTTTGGCCCGGCCATGGTGAAGACGGTGCGCTCGGCCACCCGCCTGTTTCTGGATGTGCATCTCATGTGTCAGAAACCCGAGGTGCTCTTTGAGGCTTTTGTGCGCGCCGGCGCCAATCAGCTCACCGTCCATGTCGAGCTGGGGGAGGCGCAGGTCTCTCAGCTCTTGTGGAAAATCCACAGCTTGGGCCTCCAGGCCGGCCTGGCTATCAATCCCCCCACCGCCATGGAAACCGTCCGCCCGCATCTTAAACACCTCGACTTGCTGCTGGTCATGACCGTGAACCCCGGTTACGGCGGCCAGGAATTCATTGAGGAATGCGTGCCCAAAATCCAGCAGGCCGCGGCCTGGCGGGAAGAATTGGGCCTCGACTACCGCATCGAAGTGGATGGCGGCATCAACTACCAAACCGGGGCGGAATGCGCGCGCGCGGGAGCGGATACCCTGGTGGCGGGGACCTTTCTCTTTCAAAAGCGGCAAATGAAAGCCGCCCTTGCGCGTTTGCGGCGCCTGGCGGCCCAGGCCCAGGCGGCGCGCCCGGCGCGGTCGGCCGCCCCGGCTGCCTGA
- a CDS encoding TIM barrel protein, producing the protein MQAPPASAAGCSRRQWLKAGAATTLAALTAPLPLHAQSAAARASVEPDYRIRHGRIRQSIMGWTFNPMPTLELAKLCKDIGLVAMEGIDAKFYPQVRELGLAISLVGSHGFARGPFNPAHHEHCVEKLREGIDQAVQVNCRNVITFTGMREPGISDEQGAKNCVECWKKVIGYAEQKGVNLCLEHLNSRDNTHPMKGHPGYFGDDVDFCVELIRRVGSPNMKLLFDIYHVQIMNGDVLRRLRQYKEVIAHVHTAGVPGRGELDETQELNYPLLMRALVEMGYTGYVAQEFIPTWPDKALALRHAAKVCDV; encoded by the coding sequence ATGCAAGCCCCACCCGCATCCGCCGCCGGTTGCAGCCGCCGGCAATGGCTCAAGGCCGGGGCGGCCACCACGCTGGCCGCGCTCACCGCTCCCCTGCCCCTCCACGCGCAAAGCGCCGCTGCCCGGGCCAGTGTGGAGCCGGATTACCGCATCCGGCATGGCCGCATCCGGCAATCCATCATGGGATGGACGTTCAACCCGATGCCCACGCTGGAGCTGGCCAAATTGTGCAAGGACATCGGGCTGGTGGCGATGGAGGGCATTGACGCCAAGTTTTATCCGCAAGTGCGCGAGCTGGGGCTGGCCATTTCGCTGGTGGGGAGCCACGGCTTTGCCCGCGGACCTTTCAATCCGGCCCATCACGAGCATTGCGTGGAGAAATTAAGGGAGGGCATTGATCAGGCAGTACAGGTGAACTGCCGCAATGTCATCACCTTCACCGGCATGCGCGAGCCGGGCATCAGTGATGAACAAGGGGCCAAAAATTGCGTTGAATGCTGGAAAAAGGTCATCGGGTACGCCGAGCAAAAAGGGGTGAACCTCTGTCTGGAGCATCTCAACAGCCGGGACAACACGCATCCCATGAAGGGGCATCCGGGGTATTTTGGGGACGATGTGGATTTTTGCGTGGAGCTCATCCGGCGGGTAGGCTCGCCCAACATGAAGCTGCTCTTCGACATTTACCATGTGCAAATCATGAACGGCGACGTGCTGCGCCGGCTGCGCCAGTACAAGGAGGTCATCGCGCATGTGCACACCGCCGGCGTGCCGGGACGGGGTGAATTGGACGAGACGCAGGAGTTGAATTATCCTTTGCTCATGCGGGCGCTGGTGGAGATGGGCTACACGGGTTATGTGGCGCAGGAGTTCATCCCCACCTGGCCCGACAAAGCCCTGGCCCTGCGCCATGCGGCCAAGGTGTGTGATGTTTAA